One Papaver somniferum cultivar HN1 chromosome 10, ASM357369v1, whole genome shotgun sequence genomic window carries:
- the LOC113317587 gene encoding succinate dehydrogenase subunit 7B, mitochondrial-like: MAFLLNKASTISRFASSSTQKVNPSFLQSSRRGFHIELGAREKALLEPHPALKRFKSTKKAEHLVRRFGDVLALVVISGGCYEVYVRKT; this comes from the exons ATGGCGTTTCTACTCAACAAAGCCTCCACGATTTCTCGAtttgcttcttcttctactcAG aaAGTGAATCCATCGTTTCTTCAATCATCTCGCCGTGGATTTCATATTGAACTTGGTGCTCGTGAGAAAGCT CTTTTGGAACCACACCCAGCGCTGAAACGTTTCAAGTCTACTAAGAAAGCTGAGCACCTAGTCAGAAGATTCGGAGATGTTCTTGCCCTTGTTGTCATTTCTG GAGGTTGTTATGAGGTGTATGTCAGAAAAACATGA